In the genome of Raphanus sativus cultivar WK10039 chromosome 9, ASM80110v3, whole genome shotgun sequence, the window CTTCTTCAGTagtcttattcttcttcttcttcgtcctctGACATGCTCTCAGAATCCTCATCCTCCGACTCATCAGACTCATCCTCTGCATCTGGTGGCTCGTAACCTTGGTCTGACTCCTCATCAGATTCTGAATCGTTCCTCTCGAGGTTCAAAAACTCCCATCCTCCATCGTCTCTAAAGCCCTGAGGATCATCCGTGATTTTCTTGAGGATGAGTCTCCAGCTGAGGTTCACTTTGCTCTCGTAGTACTTTATATCTATAGCGTCAAGCCACTTCTTTATCCCTTCTAGAGAACTCGTGTCGATTAAGTTAATCTTGAGGACATCTTTCTTGAAGTCCTTGAATACTATGGCCATGTCAAAGTTCTTCAGACCAAACTGAACTCTCTCGAGATTCACAATCTCAATCTCACACAGACTAACCACCAAAAACGGGGTCTCAGTGAGCATAACCAAACAGCTGGACGCCGGGATGATGAAAACACGTTCCTTGTGCGTGACGCCACTGAAACCAAGCTCTCTCAACGGTTGATCAAACTCGAGAGCACTGACACGTGTCGCAAAATGATCGAAATCCACGTTGATCTGTTTCTTCCTATCACGCTCCCTCTGCTCTTCGTAAATCTCGTCTGGGTCATCATaggctgatgatgatgatgatctccTACCAAGAGACTGCACAGCATCCATCACCTCCACGTAAAACTGGACGTCCTTTGTCTTCTTGCTTCCCACCATGATGTGGTCGTGCAAGTGGAAATGCATGATGGTGAGCATCTCCTTCTCAGCCGGCTGAAAAAACGCATGCTTTACGTTTGCAAACAGGACATCTACCGTCTCGTTAGTCCTAGTTGTCGAGTATCTGAAACCATTGGCATGAGCTTCCAGTGTCCCAGGAATCCTCTTGCGACCACTAAACTGCGGCCTGATCCACAGACCAGACAACCTGAGGGGTCTGAACTTGTTTCCTGCAAGCCGAAGCTTCTCCTGGTTCACAAGCGTCCCTCTTTCGATTCTCTCCGACTCTCGAGCATTGACTTGCCGTCTAAGATTCTTAATCGCCTGAACCACTTCGCTGCTACGCTTTGAATCCTTGGACTTGAATGAAACCTCCTTGAGGTATATAGCACCTTGGTTTTTCATAGTTATGACATTGAAAATGACACGGATGTAGTTGTTCTGGTTGCTATCCTCCTGGTTCGAAACTGTCCTTATCGTCGACACATGAAATGGAACCATGCTACCATAGATGGGTAACAATACAGCCTCCTTCTTCATATCAACCTGGATCATCAGATCACGAGGCTGAGGCACATCATTGACGTTCTTGTAAGCAACCGAATCAGTTGAAGTCGTCTTTGCAGTAGAACCAATAAGCCTTATGAGAGTTTCTTCGTTCTTCTTGCGTGCAAGCTCTGCCTGGTGCTGCTTCCGCATCTGCAGCTCATCTTTCGAGACCACGTTACTATATGATCTAAGCGATGTCTTGTTGATGAAGTAGTTCTCAGGACCGCTGCTGCTGGTCCTTGCCTTCTTCCTCGGCTTCTCTTCTTTGTAGTAAGTCACATCTGTAACAAGTTTGGAGCACTTGGCCGTCAAAACCTCAGGATCCTCGTCTTTAACAATTACAGTATCGGCCAGAAAAAGTGAGAATATCTTCTTCTTGCTCTCACATTCCAAGTTGTGGAAACCAAGTGACACATTAAACACCATCTGTGGTCTCAACACTTTATCATTCTTTGCGTTGATATTTAATCCAGACTCTCGGAACTCAAGACCGATACCAGTACCAGCAGATTTAGTCAGCTTATCAACCAACTCAGGTGCTTCCTTTTCAACCACTGAAACTGCAGCTTGATAGACACTGCTCAACTTTCTTCCTGACCTCAGACCATTAATAGCAGCCTCATGCGCCTTGAGAAGAACCTCATAAGCCTTCCTCTGGAGACTACTTGCATCTATTAGGTAAGTCCTGGCGACGTTAGAGCAATAACTATTGTAACGAGCACCAACAGCACATATAATAACGCTCCCTGGATCGTAAGTGAGCAGATCATCATTGCTTACAGCGCTAGGCTTGAGATCAAACTTTCCTCCACTCTGAAATATAGGAGGGTAGCATATGTCGACACACTCTGGCTTCAGCTTTACACCGGCTTTCGTCGGATCAAGTACCGCTTTCTCGGTGAGAGCCATCAACAGAGAGTGGGTGACATCTTTCTCCTCATCAATGACCTTCTCAAGTTTCGGAACGACAACGTTTTTCATCACGCTGGAGGAAAGATACGCAGCTTTCTTCACATTAATAATCTCAGTTCCGTCTTTAGCACCAAAGATATCAGTCAACCCCGGAGTGATATCAACGAGCTGAAACTTTGCATTCTTTAACCTCTCGGTCCACGTCTCCAGAAGCTTGCCTTGAGGAGCTTCACGAGCAATATGTCCCACAACTTGGGACTCACGGATGGAACGGAACACTGCTTCCATCTGCGCAGCTCCATCGTCACTTTTAGCCTTTACATGCATGACAACATCTATCCCCAACTCGTCACGTGCAGGTTGTTTCAAAACTTCAAGCAGAGTTGCTCTTTTCTTGCTGCACAAGAAATGGATCTGCTTTGAGGTGAAGACCATTATAGTGTCGGGAAACTCATACCCAAGAAGCCAAATATGTAAAGCAGAGGATTTCAGGTAGCGAAGGTCATTAGAAGAAGGATGGGTAGTTACGGCAAGAGCGTCCGCAGATCCCCATAGGTCGGTGATGTGCTCGTTCCAGTGTGCATACAAGGCTCTTGAACGTGAGATGAACTTCGTGACATCAATGGCGTAGGTATGCCCAGCAGGTCCAGAAGGAGGAGCTCGTGCATCACCGTTTCTTGGGTCTGCCATCTTTAAGATTCCAGCAGCAACTTGTCTGAGAAAGAAAGTGCAAAGTTTATCATAAACTagagagaaaatatataatacacaGGCCCAATTTGATCACAAATTTGAAAAGAGACAATAAACACAATTTCATGAATTATCAAGAAAAGTAGTTAACAGTCTCCAAAAAGAGAAGGCTACTACTTAAGGCATCAGATTTTAGGGTTTCATAGATTGAAACTaggtttaattttaaacttgGTGAACGCCACCAATCCAGAAAAATAAGTTAGGGTAGCACATAGATGCACCTcgaataagaaataaataaaatctcaaATTCAAGTCAGAGACACGAACAGAATCACGCCGAAACCCTATAGAAACTGAAGAACAGAGGAAAACAAAACGATTAATTAATTATTGGAAAAATGCTGCGAAATCATAACGGATGGAGTGAGAAATATCACAAGATTGAGGGAGACAGTGAATCGACGAAACACAAACTCATGATATATCAAAAATACAAGAATCTccagaggaaaaaaaaagaggaaagttTAGAACTTATTTTGAGGAAGGCTacttaatgaatttaaaaaagaaaaaaaagactacTTAACGTATCGGATTGTTTTAGGAAGGTTTCATAGGTTTGAGTTTAATCTTTAAACTTACAGTAAAGGCCAAAGTCAGAGACGCGAACAGCGAAACCCTAGAAACTGaagaacagagaaaaaaaatcaaaacgaTTAATTACTGGAAAAAAATGCTGCGAAATCACAATGGTTCAAGTGAAGAACATGATTGTAGATACAGATTCAAATCAAAGAACACAAAAACGAGACTAAACAAGTTGAATCCGAGACTAAGAACAAAATAATGTACGGAAAATCAAGCAACAAacgttttattttataatggtGATTATAATGGTGATGAACGGAAAAAATCAAGGAGATACTTACTTACTTGATGACGGAGGGTAAACTCCACAGCCGCGAAAAACAAAAGTTCCGGCAACGtattgtgagagagagagtaagagctAGATGCAGAGCTATAGAGAGGAAAAGAGTGaccaaagaaaaaggaaagaatgGTTATTTTGAGAGGCAAATTCAGAAGACAGGGTACTTATATGGAAAGTATGGGTTCGTTTTGCGTAAACACCGACTTTAACGAACGGCCTTAACTTTATTGGGCCTAAAGAGTAACTGATAAAGCCCATTAACACCCCTCGTGTGCTCCGCGTAGCGTAGAGAGACCGTTGTACTGTTTAAAAGTATCTTGATCGACgcgcttatatatatatatatgtgtaccTCTCGCTATACACTAATCACAATTCACAATTCACTCTTTCAGCGTTATGTCAAGCATGATTGTTCCACAAGTTGAAGTTAGTATCAACGGAAGGAGACTCTCCCCGTCGCTAGGATACACATCAAACAATGTCCGCATCATGATCCACACTTGCTTTCACGAGTTTCTTGAAGACCCAAACACCGGTCAGCGAACGCTAACCGGCCGGTTCGTTTCGCTTTCCCCACCAGTTCTTGTAGATTTCAATCTCTCTAGTTTAAGCAACAGTTACATCGAACAGCTTCTCCGAGATAATCTTGTTCGTGGCCACCATTGGTTATGTGAAGATTTAGCCGAGGATATCTCATCGGAAGCGGAGGAGTTAGGGTTTGGGCGTAACGGGTTTAGCTTGACCATCTCCATCGGAATCACTTACGAGATTGTTGCGGCTATGTCTGATCTTCTTCCTCCAGACGAGGGATTGTTTTTGAGAGATGTGCTATCCAAGTTGGTTGTGCTAGGGAAGATAGATAGAGACGAGCAAGAGATTATGGAAACGGAGTCGTGTTCGATTTGTCTCGACAATCTTTTTGGTTCTTCTTCGATACATGGTCCTTGTTGGAGATAATCATGAAGTTAACTTGGTTAACAAGTTAAAGTAATTCCTTTTAGGAATAGGTTTATAAAAGATAAGTCCTAAGAGTTTAGGATAATGTGTTTCCTATATAAGTAGATGCAAGAGTGTTGCATACCTTAAGAGTTTAAGGGTTTGTGATTTGGAGAACTTAAGTTTTGAGAAGTTTCTTAAGTTaataaagaagagtttctttATATTTGAGTTCATAAAACAGAGCATTAGacttatatttggtatcagagcaagaTCAAAAAGATGGGGGATCTAACCGTTGCTACAACAAAGAAGGAAGGAGGATCATCCTCCATTAAGTGTCCAATGTTGACAGCAACGAATTACACCGTATGGGAAATACGGATGAAGCTTCTACTCAACGTTCACGAAGTATGGGAGGTCATCGAGACAGAATCtgaagataaaaagaaaaattttatgGCAACCGCTCTTATCTGTCAATCGATTCCAGAGGCAATGATCTTACAAGTTGGGAGCCTAACTTCTGCAAAGAAAGTATGGGACGCGATTAAGACTCGTCATGTGGGAGCAGAGAGGGTTCGAGAAGCTCGACTCCATACTTTGATGCTTGAGTTTGATAGGATGAGGATGAAGGAAACAGACAAAGTGGATGACTTTGTCGGCAAACTTACAGAAGTATCTTCAAAAGCAGCTGCACTGGGAGAAACCATGGAAGAAACAAAACTAGTCAAGAAGCTCTTGGGAAGCTTACCGCGCAAGAAGTTTATTTTTATGGTTGCTTCCCTTGAGCAACAACTAGATTTGAAAACTGCAGGCTTCGAAGATGTCATTGGACGACTGAAAGCATACGAAGAACGAGTAAGTAACGATGAAGAAGATGTGCAGGAAGATCAGAGTAAGCTCATGTACTCTAATACAGAGTCACAGAACAGAGACTATAATGGAGGACGTGGTCGTGGTCGTAACTACAGCAGAggaagaggacgaggaagaaatCAATGGGACAGTCGAGATAGCAGGACGTACTGGGAAAGTAGAGACACATCAAAGGTTATGTGTTTCAGATGTGATAAATTGGGTCACTATGCAGCAACATGTCCGGATCGTTTGCTTAAATTGCAAGAAATATCAGAGAATAAGGATGGAGATGAAACGCACGAGGCTGATAAACTCATGGTACATGAGTTAGTTTATCTCAATGAGAAGAATGTAAGGCCAAAAGAGTTCGAATCAAGCAACGATGGAAACAGAGTATGGTACTTAGACAATGGAGCCAGCAACCACATGACTGGGAACCTTGAGTATTTTAAATCGTTAGATGATACAGTCACTGGAAAGGTCCGTTTCGGAGATGATTCGAGGATAGATATCAAAGGGAAAGGATCTATTCTATTCATAAGTCAAGATGGAAAGAGAAAGATACTTGCGGACGTTTACTTCATCCCAGAACTCAAAAGCAATATCATAAGCCTTGGACAAGCTACAGAGTCTGGTTGTGATGTAAGAATGAAAGAGAATTACCTTACCCTACATGACAAAGACGGCAATCTTATTGTGAAGGCACCAAGGTCAAGAAATCGCTTGTACAAAGTGGTGATGGAAATAGAAGAACAGAAGTGTTTAAAAGCAACGACTACGGATGAAACTTCAAGATGGCACGCACGCCTTGGTCACCTTGGAACTGATCCTATGAAGAAGATGATCAAGCTGCAACTAGTTACAGGTCTTCCCGAGTTAAAGATAGAGAAGGAAACATGCTCATCGTGTTTAAAGGCAAAACAAATAAGACACCCATTCCCAACGACTACAACATATCGAGCATCCAAAGTACTAGAGTTAGTACATGGAGACCTTTGCGGACCAATAACGCCATCGACGGCGGGTAGAAAAAGGTACATATTTGTACTCATTGATGATTACTCCCGATATATGTGGTCTATACTCTTGATGGAGAAGTCGGAAGCATTCGAGAAATTCAAGATATTTAAGAAGGTAGTAGAACATGAAACCGGAACAACTATCAAAACTCTAAGAACAGATCGAGGTGGAGAATTCACAAGCTTAGAGTTTCGGAGATTTTGCGATGAAGCAGGAATACAGAGGCATCTTACAGCTCCGTATACGCCACAACAGAACGGAGTCGTAGAGAGGCGTAATAGAACTTTGATGGAGATGACAAGGAGTATCTTGTCTCACATGGAAGTACCAAATTATCTATGGGGAGAGGCAGTGAGACATTCGACTTATCTCATCAACAGAATAGCAACAAAGACACTGGAATCTCAAACACCATATGAAGCGTACAAAGGAAGAAAACCAAACATCAAACACCTTCGTATATTTGGATGCATCGCACACGCCAAGATAGAACCAGTAAACTTGAGGAAACTTGATAACAGGTCTCGTACTCTCGTACACCTTGGAACTGAGCCAGGATCTAAAGCATATCGGCTATTTGATCCCACACACCAAAAGGTCGTCGTCAGCCGAGATGTCGTGTTCGAAGAAGAGGAAAAATGGGAGTGGAATAAGACACGAAAGGAGGAAGTCGAGAAATCTGGCAGTTTTAAGGTTATATTTGGCGAGTTCGGGAATCAAGGTCTAGAAGAGAATACAGATAATGCAGTGACTGGTGAAGAGACAGTTGAAGATGAAACAGAGGACatcaaagaagaaacagagtcgggagaagaaacagaggaggtAGAACCGCGAAGGTCAAACAGGATCAGTAAGAAACCGGCATATCTTGATGACTACATATGTCTTGCTGAAGAGGAAGGAGAACGTCTGCTATTACTAATAAATGAGGAGCCTTGCGATTTCAGAACAGCAATGGAGGAAAAGGTGTGGCGTGACGCATGTGAAGAGGAAATCAAGAGCATTGTGAAAAATAAGACTTGGGATCTTGTTGTTCTTCCACCAGGAGCAAAAGCCATCGGACTAAAGtggattttcaaaattaaaagaaaCGCAGATGGAAGTATTAATAAGCACAAGTCAAGGCTAGTAGCTAAAGGATATATTCAGCGCCATGGCATCGACTTTGAAGAAGTCTTCGCCCCAGTTGCGCGCATTGAAACTGTGCGATTCATCATTGCTCTAGCAGCATCAAGTGAATGGGAAATCCATCACTTAGACGTCAAAACCGCGTTTCTACACGGAGACCTAAAAGAAACCGTATATGTTAAGCAACCGGAAGGATTTGAAatcaaaggagaagaagataaggTGTACAAATTGAATAAAGCTCTATATGGACTGAGACAAGCTCCAAGAGCTTGGAATGAGAAGCTCAACAAGGTTCTAGAGACTTTAAAGTTTAAGAGATGCACTAAAGAACCGGCGCTGTATCGAAAGGAAGAGAAAAACGATGTGTTGCTTGTCGCCGTATACGTCGATGATCTTCTAATAACAGGGTCTAACCGTGGTATGATAGTTGGATTCAAGAGAGAGATGTCAAGCAACTTCGAGATGAGTGATCTTGGACTGTTAACCTACTACCTCGGTATAGAAGTACTACAAGAAAAGGGGAGAATAACTTTGAACCAGGAGAGATATGCAAAGAAAATACTTAGTGAAGCTAGTATGGATGAATGTAACGCTACACAGACTCCTATGGAGTTCGGGTTGAAGCTATCAAATGCAGAAAACGAAGATAGCATTGATGAAGGAGACTACAGACGGAAGATAGGGTGCCTGCGATATCTACTCCACACTCGTCCGGACCTTGCCTTCAGTGTCGGACTCCTTAGTAGGTATATGCACAACCCGAAAACCTCTCATGGAATAGCTTTGAAACAGGTGTTAAGGTATCTAAAGGGAACAACAAGCTTAGGCCTCGTGTACACAGCGTCCGGAATGATGAAGTTAGAAGGTTACAGTGACTCAAGTCACAAcatcgatgatgatgatggaagaAGCACTACAGGTCACGTGTTTTATCTCAACAACTGTCCAATCACCTGGTGCTCACAGAAACAAGAGACGGTAGCTTTGTCATCTTGTGAGGCTGAGTTCATGGCTGCAACCGAAGCTGCAAAACAAGCCATATGGCTTCAGGAGCTGTTAGAAGAAGCAACCGGACAACACAGTGATCGGGTGGTGATATGGCTAGACAACAAATCAGCCATAGCTCTCACCAAGAATCCAGTCTTTCATGGCCGAAGTAAACACATACACAAGCGATACCACTTTATCCGTGAGTGTATCGAGAAGGAGTTAGTCGACGTCAAGCATATCCCGGGAGCAGAACAAAAGGCTGACATTCTCACTAAAGCATTAGGAAGAATCAAGTTCAAGGAAATGAAGTCACTGGTGGGTATTCAAGACATTCAAGAAGTTAACTTCAAGATTAAGGGGGACAATGTTGGAGATAATCATGAAGTTAACTTGGTTAACAAGTTAAAGTAATTCCTTTTAGGAATAGGTTTATAAAAGATAAGTCCTAAGAGTTTAGGATAATGTGTTTCCTATATAAGTAGATGCAAGAGTGTTGCATACCTTAAGAGTTTAAGGGTTTGTGATTTGGAGAACTTAAGTTTTGAGAAGTTTCTTAAGTTaataaagaagagtttctttATATTTGAGTTCATAAAACAGAGCATTAGACTTATAGTCCTGCCACACTAATGAGTTGTTCTCATGTCTTTCATGAACGTTGTCTCTTGGAGTGGCTTCAACGGAAAAACACATGCCCCATGTGTCGGACTGTGCTGTACAATTGCTAAATTTGGAAACACACGGGGATCATCGTAACTAGGGTTTTCATGTACTGATTTCACA includes:
- the LOC108826737 gene encoding FACT complex subunit SPT16-like; translated protein: MADPRNGDARAPPSGPAGHTYAIDVTKFISRSRALYAHWNEHITDLWGSADALAVTTHPSSNDLRYLKSSALHIWLLGYEFPDTIMVFTSKQIHFLCSKKRATLLEVLKQPARDELGIDVVMHVKAKSDDGAAQMEAVFRSIRESQVVGHIAREAPQGKLLETWTERLKNAKFQLVDITPGLTDIFGAKDGTEIINVKKAAYLSSSVMKNVVVPKLEKVIDEEKDVTHSLLMALTEKAVLDPTKAGVKLKPECVDICYPPIFQSGGKFDLKPSAVSNDDLLTYDPGSVIICAVGARYNSYCSNVARTYLIDASSLQRKAYEVLLKAHEAAINGLRSGRKLSSVYQAAVSVVEKEAPELVDKLTKSAGTGIGLEFRESGLNINAKNDKVLRPQMVFNVSLGFHNLECESKKKIFSLFLADTVIVKDEDPEVLTAKCSKLVTDVTYYKEEKPRKKARTSSSGPENYFINKTSLRSYSNVVSKDELQMRKQHQAELARKKNEETLIRLIGSTAKTTSTDSVAYKNVNDVPQPRDLMIQVDMKKEAVLLPIYGSMVPFHVSTIRTVSNQEDSNQNNYIRVIFNVITMKNQGAIYLKEVSFKSKDSKRSSEVVQAIKNLRRQVNARESERIERGTLVNQEKLRLAGNKFRPLRLSGLWIRPQFSGRKRIPGTLEAHANGFRYSTTRTNETVDVLFANVKHAFFQPAEKEMLTIMHFHLHDHIMVGSKKTKDVQFYVEVMDAVQSLGRRSSSSSAYDDPDEIYEEQRERDRKKQINVDFDHFATRVSALEFDQPLRELGFSGVTHKERVFIIPASSCLVMLTETPFLVVSLCEIEIVNLERVQFGLKNFDMAIVFKDFKKDVLKINLIDTSSLEGIKKWLDAIDIKYYESKVNLSWRLILKKITDDPQGFRDDGGWEFLNLERNDSESDEESDQGYEPPDAEDESDESEDEDSESMSEDEEEEE
- the LOC108824881 gene encoding uncharacterized protein LOC108824881 translates to MSSMIVPQVEVSINGRRLSPSLGYTSNNVRIMIHTCFHEFLEDPNTGQRTLTGRFVSLSPPVLVDFNLSSLSNSYIEQLLRDNLVRGHHWLCEDLAEDISSEAEELGFGRNGFSLTISIGITYEIVAAMSDLLPPDEGLFLRDVLSKLVVLGKIDRDEQEIMETESCSICLDNLFGSSSIHGPCWR